A section of the Cloacibacillus sp. An23 genome encodes:
- the recQ gene encoding DNA helicase RecQ: MSTPHEILKKVFGYDTFRKGQLELIEAIASGRDAMGVMPTGAGKSLCYQIPAIMTGGLAVVVSPLISLMKDQVDALRENGVSAATINSAMDWEEAAGVFRAARNGRIRLLYVAPERLEGGFADFLRDAAPKLVVVDEAHCVSHWGHDFRPSYLNIAPVIESLPVRPPVAAFTATATPEVRDDIIAQLGLRGPFSLTTGFDRENLFFHVERPDDKNAAMLRYVAQFPNASGIIYCSTRKTVETVCERLRGKGIKAVRYHAGLSDAERAHNQEEFIHDRAPVMVATNAFGMGIDKSNVRYVLHYNMPQNLDAYYQEAGRAGRDGLPSDCLLLYGARDVVTAKFFISQSPEDTRASANKKLRAMIDYCHTTGCLRAFILNYFGETDAPEKCSACGNCVGETERVDITTEAQKLLSCVYRMAQASGGRRYGISMLVDVIRGSQRAEVKELAFDKISTYGLLKERSAREVRDMADFLIAEGYLSLGSDFPTLSLTKRAMQFFRSPAPLLMRVSEGEKKKAEHIKKRTREISASASEGLFEELRVLRRAIASENGVPPYVVFSDKTLAAICEAMPEDEDDFLEIPGVGAAKLERYGEAFLSVVRDWKRRA, from the coding sequence ATGTCAACGCCTCACGAAATCTTAAAAAAAGTATTCGGCTACGACACATTCCGCAAAGGCCAGCTCGAGCTGATAGAGGCGATAGCCTCCGGACGCGACGCGATGGGCGTCATGCCGACCGGCGCGGGCAAGTCGCTCTGCTACCAGATACCGGCGATAATGACGGGCGGCCTCGCCGTAGTCGTCTCGCCGCTCATCTCGCTTATGAAGGACCAGGTGGACGCGCTGCGTGAGAACGGCGTCAGCGCCGCGACCATAAACAGCGCGATGGACTGGGAGGAGGCCGCCGGGGTATTCCGAGCCGCGAGAAACGGAAGAATACGGCTGCTCTACGTCGCACCCGAGCGGCTCGAAGGCGGCTTCGCGGACTTCCTGCGCGACGCGGCCCCGAAGCTCGTCGTCGTGGACGAGGCGCACTGTGTCTCGCACTGGGGACACGACTTCCGTCCCTCGTACCTGAACATCGCGCCGGTCATAGAAAGCCTGCCCGTGCGTCCGCCCGTCGCCGCCTTCACCGCGACCGCGACGCCCGAAGTGCGCGACGACATAATAGCCCAGCTCGGCCTGCGCGGCCCATTTTCGCTCACGACCGGCTTCGACCGCGAAAACTTGTTCTTCCACGTCGAGCGCCCCGACGACAAAAACGCCGCGATGCTGCGCTACGTCGCCCAATTCCCCAACGCCTCCGGGATAATCTACTGCTCCACGCGCAAAACCGTCGAGACCGTCTGCGAACGGCTGCGCGGCAAGGGGATCAAAGCCGTGCGCTACCACGCGGGGCTGTCCGACGCGGAGCGCGCGCACAATCAGGAAGAATTCATCCACGACCGCGCCCCCGTCATGGTCGCGACCAACGCCTTCGGCATGGGCATAGACAAATCGAACGTCCGCTACGTGCTGCACTACAACATGCCGCAGAACCTCGACGCCTACTATCAGGAGGCGGGGCGCGCGGGACGCGACGGACTGCCCTCCGACTGCCTGCTGCTCTACGGCGCGCGCGACGTCGTGACGGCGAAATTCTTCATATCGCAGAGCCCCGAGGATACGCGAGCCTCGGCGAATAAAAAGCTGCGCGCGATGATAGACTACTGCCATACGACGGGATGCCTGCGCGCCTTCATACTCAACTACTTCGGCGAGACGGACGCGCCCGAGAAATGCTCCGCATGCGGCAACTGCGTCGGCGAAACTGAGCGCGTCGATATAACTACCGAGGCGCAGAAGCTGCTCTCCTGCGTCTACCGCATGGCTCAGGCGAGCGGCGGACGGCGCTACGGGATCTCTATGCTCGTAGACGTGATACGCGGCTCGCAGCGCGCGGAGGTGAAGGAGCTCGCCTTCGACAAAATATCCACCTACGGCCTGCTCAAAGAGCGCAGCGCGCGCGAGGTGCGCGACATGGCGGACTTCCTCATCGCCGAGGGCTACCTCAGTCTCGGAAGCGACTTCCCGACACTCTCGCTCACCAAGCGCGCGATGCAGTTCTTCCGCAGCCCCGCGCCGCTCCTCATGCGCGTCAGCGAGGGCGAGAAGAAAAAGGCCGAGCACATAAAAAAACGCACGCGCGAAATATCGGCCTCCGCGTCGGAAGGCCTCTTCGAAGAGCTGCGCGTACTGCGCCGCGCGATAGCGTCGGAAAACGGCGTGCCGCCTTACGTCGTTTTCTCCGACAAGACGCTCGCCGCGATATGCGAGGCGATGCCCGAGGACGAGGACGACTTCCTTGAAATCCCAGGCGTAGGCGCGGCGAAGCTCGAACGCTACGGCGAAGCCTTCCTGTCGGTGGTCCGTGACTGGAAGCGCCGAGCGTAA
- a CDS encoding tetratricopeptide repeat protein produces MAFNDDEDIKCPETVPDEQKGLTDAERSWSAEKPRRPRVPRSVFAGAAALLLLAFAGGGWWYYRSNVLPEKYYLSAAELFKAGDYPGAEELFDRIMKLRPERRDLFYYKAYCREQQGGKDDAIKYYEEHLKSEPEDVKAMVRLGWLYLDRKDYDAALKWFREAAKREKKDAALWRLTAQAAEKSGDASEASAAWLAAAKCGESAEDIMACGKELLRIGDYRAAVAAYELAAKAAPDDKAPLHGLAAAKAMLGLPTNPRLVISPGEALGAVRLGATKAEAKAAMDGRSPDAKEFGTVGGKSMLADRPVEIWRYGGSRAMRIIFIGGEVHEIESSSPLYKTEDGLGLSNFLLAKNADKLKWKRETNAGVLVCLAKGGGLTFYAYRPDGGGDSAEETKFRVHRGDVSIDGVNGFPLMEFGSAG; encoded by the coding sequence TGACGACGAAGATATAAAATGCCCGGAGACCGTGCCCGACGAGCAGAAGGGGCTGACCGACGCGGAGCGGAGCTGGAGCGCGGAGAAGCCGCGGCGGCCGCGCGTGCCGAGGTCCGTTTTCGCGGGAGCCGCGGCTCTGCTGCTTCTGGCGTTCGCCGGCGGCGGCTGGTGGTATTACCGCTCGAACGTGCTGCCTGAGAAATATTATCTCAGCGCGGCTGAGCTTTTCAAGGCCGGGGATTATCCCGGCGCGGAAGAGCTTTTCGACAGAATTATGAAGCTGCGCCCGGAGCGGCGCGACCTGTTCTACTATAAGGCCTACTGCCGCGAACAGCAGGGCGGCAAAGACGACGCGATAAAATATTACGAGGAGCACCTAAAAAGCGAGCCGGAAGACGTGAAGGCGATGGTGCGCCTCGGCTGGCTCTATCTCGACCGTAAAGATTACGACGCGGCGCTGAAGTGGTTCCGCGAGGCGGCGAAGCGCGAGAAGAAAGATGCGGCCCTGTGGCGTCTCACGGCCCAGGCCGCCGAAAAATCCGGCGACGCGTCCGAAGCTTCCGCCGCGTGGCTGGCGGCGGCGAAATGCGGCGAAAGCGCGGAAGATATCATGGCCTGCGGCAAAGAGCTGCTGCGCATAGGCGACTACCGCGCGGCCGTTGCGGCCTACGAGCTCGCCGCGAAGGCCGCGCCGGACGACAAAGCGCCGCTTCACGGCCTCGCAGCCGCGAAGGCGATGCTGGGCCTGCCGACGAACCCGAGGCTCGTCATATCCCCGGGCGAGGCGCTCGGCGCGGTACGTCTCGGCGCGACGAAGGCCGAGGCCAAGGCCGCGATGGACGGGCGCTCGCCCGACGCGAAGGAATTCGGGACCGTCGGCGGGAAGTCGATGCTCGCAGACCGCCCCGTCGAGATATGGCGCTACGGAGGCTCGCGCGCTATGCGCATAATCTTCATCGGCGGCGAGGTACACGAGATAGAGAGCAGCTCGCCGCTTTACAAGACCGAGGACGGCCTAGGCCTCTCGAACTTCCTGCTCGCGAAGAACGCGGACAAACTCAAATGGAAGCGCGAGACTAACGCCGGCGTGCTCGTCTGCCTGGCGAAGGGCGGCGGCCTCACATTCTACGCCTACAGGCCCGACGGCGGCGGGGATTCGGCGGAGGAGACTAAATTCCGCGTCCACAGGGGCGACGTCAGCATCGACGGCGTGAACGGCTTCCCGCTCATGGAATTCGGCTCCGCCGGATAG